In the genome of Colletotrichum lupini chromosome 8, complete sequence, one region contains:
- a CDS encoding profilin, translating to MSWQAYVDTSLVGTGHIDKAAIISIAGDSTWASSAGFTLSATEMKVVADIVTGKSDVKDKAFADGLFIGGERYVMARAEEGAIYARKGKEGIAVAKSTQAILLGHHGENAQAGSATLAVEKLADYLVSVSY from the exons ATGTCGTGGCAAG CTTACGTTGACACCAG CTTGGTCGGCACCGGCCACATTGACAAGGCCGCCATCATCAGCATCGCCGGTGACAGCACGTGGGCGTCGAGCGCCGGTTTCACC CTCTCCGCCACGGAGATGAAGGTTGTTGCCGACATCGTTACCGGAAAGTCGGACGTCAAGGACAAGGCCTTTGCCGATGGCCTGTTCATCGGCGGCGAGAGATACGTCATGGCCCGTGCCGAGGAGGGTGCCATTTACGCACGAAAG GGCAAGGAGGGTATCGCCGTCGCCAAGTCTACCCAGGCCATCCTTCTCGGCCACCACGGCGAGAACGCGCAGGCCGGCAGCGCTACTCTGGCGGTGGAGAAGCTGGCAGACTACCTCGTCAGTGTGAGCTACTAA
- a CDS encoding Sec63 Brl domain-containing protein, with protein sequence MASANLDNAEAQWRAQFEAMKTALAGLKLPSEPPSDVDFDDEYEGYSSGNGAQDVWDFISDDEDDEYSSDQLDGHDASNGDAAYGAAWFVSKCSSIAAKNGLAEDVFQNQIISILTSGQGDEELQSQLADLVGFDDFEFIIELLGHRNEIVMAVTSQGSQEPKGKLLSKAQREEALRRQDFEHKNATLAPAMTREVQYPHVYKSYNAGNSLSHSGQKYGLPSGSERLLFDKYEEYAIPAGKKGVLGPGQRLVKISDMDGLCRGTFKGYKALNRMQSLVHPVAYKTNENMLICAPTGAGKTDAAMLTILQTIGHYCTPNPIEDITATDFAVDLQDFKIVYVAPMKALAAEITEKLGKRLAWLGIKCREFTGDMHLTKAEIVQTQIIVTTPEKWDVVTRKGTGDTELVQKVRLLIIDEVHMLHDERGAVLESLVARTERQVESTQSLIRIVGLSATLPNYVDVADFLKVNRHAGMFYFDASFRPVPLEQHFIGVKGKAGSKASRENLDTVAFEKVRDMLQKGHQVMVFVHSRRDTLLTAKMLYEKAIEDFCVDLFDPTDHPNYENAVRDMKQSKARDLRELVPKGLGIHHAGMARSDRNLMERLFGEGVLKVLCCTATLAWGVNLPAAAVVIKGTQVYSAQEGKFVDLGILDVLQIFGRAGRPQFEDTGIGMICTTQDRLHHYLTTVTEQQPIESKFSTKLVDNLNAEISLGTVTSIPEAVQWIGYSYLFVRMQRSPMSYGIEWAEIRDDPTLVQRRRTLAIQAARTLQQSQMIIFNEVTEELRSKDIGRIASQYYILHTSVQIFNTMMRPMATEADILKMIAMSGEFDNIQSRDSEEKELTRLRNDVVPCDVDGGIDTPQAKTNILLQAYISRAQPEDFALGNDLNYVAQQAGRICRALFMIALNRRWGHQCLVLLTLAKSIEKRIWPFQHPLHQFDLPKSVFNQLDAKDNMTVEAMRDMESAEIGSLVHNQNAGKKIAHILNNFPTISVEAEIAPLNRDVLRIKLFIEPDFRWNDHIHGTSESYYIWVENSETSEIYHHEFFLLNRRKLHDEHELNFTIPLSDPLPTQIYVRAVSDRWLGAETVTPVSFQHLIRPDTESVYTDLLNLQPLPISALKNPALEEIYAQRFQYFNPMQTQIFHTLYHTPANVLLGSPTGSGKTVAAELAMWWAFRERPKSKVVYIAPMKALVRERVKDWGARLAKPLGLKLVELTGDNTPDTRTIKDADVIITTPEKWDGISRSWQTRGYVRQVSLVIIDEIHLLAGDRGPILEIIVSRMNYIAASIKNSVRLLGMSTACANATDLGNWLGVKEGLFNFRHSVRPVPLELYIDGFPEVRGFCPLMQSMNRPTFLAVKTHSPDKPVIVFVPSRRQTRLTAKDLINYCGMEDNPRRFLHMDEDDLQLNLARVKDDALKEAISFGIGLHHAGLVESDRQLAEELFLNNKIQILVATSTLAWGVNLPAHLVVVKGTQFYDAKIEGYKDMDLTDVLQMLGRAGRPQFDNSGVARIFTKDAKKDFYKHFLHTGFPVESSLHTVLDNHLCAEVSAETIVTKQDALDYLTWTFFFRRLHKNPSYYGLEISAEEHSSIAAQTMANDYMIEMIDKSLDELARSSCVEVFPNGDVDPTPMGKIMSYYYLSHITVRHLVKYVKAAASLLDVLSWMSRATEYDELPVRHNEDLINEELSRNLLYPGSSFGLPMWDPHVKAFLLLQAHMSRISLPITDYVGDQTSVLDQAIRIIQASIDVTTELGHLSTCLQFITLLQCIKSARWPTDPAPSILPGVGLDTLKSDKSNLTLAKISTLASSPSKITSLAKQLSVPPHQQPRFAKAASQLPNLAVSVPAAETTALGITVDLRRLNALTERDAHVYAPRFPKPQNEGWFVLLAEPARDDVLAVKRAGWSGGGPGRSVAVGSKPTARVAIKVPEAAQGKKLEVIVVSDAYVGLEYRVTVDVPAAPVVDDDVDKSKKAQLQQHGDGASRA encoded by the exons ATGGCGTCTGCAAATCTCGACAACGCAGAGGCCCAGTGGCGAGCCCAGTTCGAGGCCATGAAAACGGCTTTGGCTGGTCTTAAGCTCCCATCAGAACCCCCCTCGGATGTAGATTTCGACGATGAATACGAAGGCTACTCCTCGGGCAACGGCGCACAGGACGTTTGGGACTTCATCTCAGACGACGAAGACGATGAGTACAGCAGCGACCAGTTAGACGGTCACGACGCCAGCAACGGCGACGCTGCTTACGGCGCCGCCTGGTTCGTGAGCAAGTGCTCATCCATCGCCGCCAAAAATGGTCTGGCCGAAGACGTATTCCAAAACCAGATCATCAGCATCCTTACATCCGGCCAAGGCGACGAGGAGCTCCAGTCCCAGCTCGCCGATCTTGTCGGCTTCGACGACTTTGAGTTCATCATCGAACTGCTCGGCCACCGCAACGAGATTGTCATGGCCGTCACCTCCCAGGGATCCCAGGAGCCCAAGGGGAAACTCTTGAGCAAGGCACAGCGTGAGGAGGCCTTGAGACGGCAGGACTTTGAGCACAAGAATGCGACTCTCGCGCCCGCCATGACCAGGGAAGTCCAGTACCCTCATGTGTACAAGTCATACAACGCCGGAAACTCCCTCAGCCACTCAGGCCAGAAGTACGGTCTCCCAAGCGGTAGCGAGAGGCTACTGTTCGACAAGTATGAGGAATATGCCATTCCTGCAGGGAAGAAGGGAGTTCTGGGTCCCGGCCAGAGACTGGTCAAGATTTCGGATATGGACGGTCTGTGTCGCGGCACCTTCAAGGGCTACAAAGCTCTCAACCGGATGCAGAGTCTGGTTCACCCAGTCGCATATAAAACAAACGAGAATATGCTCATCTGTGCCCCTACTGGTGCT GGTAAAACGGATGCTGCGATGCTCACAATCCTCCAAACTATTGGTCACTACTGCACACCCAACCCCATTGAAGACATCACTGCCACAGACTTCGCAGTCGACCTCCAGGATTTCAAGATTGTCTATGTCGCTCCGATGAAGGCTTTGGCCGCAGAAATCACCGAGAAGCTCGGCAAGCGACTGGCATGGTTGGGCATCAAGTGCCGTGAATTCACTGGAGATATGCACCTGACCAAGGCTGAGATTGTTCAAACCCAAATCATCGTCACTACCCCTGAGAAGTGGGATGTCGTGACGAGGAAGGGAACTGGCGATACTGAGCTGGTGCAGAAAGTCCGCCTTCTGATCATCGATGAGGTTCACATGCTTCACGATGAGCGTGGTGCTGTCCTCGAATCTCTCGTCGCCAGAACCGAACGCCAAGTCGAGAGCACACAGTCATTGATCCGTATCGTCGGTCTCAGTGCAACGCTTCCGAACTACGTGGACGTTGCCGACTTCCTCAAGGTCAATCGGCACGCTGGTATGTTCTACTTTGACGCCTCATTCCGCCCGGTACCATTGGAGCAGCACTTCATTGGTGTGAAGGGCAAGGCTGGTTCCAAGGCTTCCAGAGAGAACTTGGACACCGTTGCCTTTGAAAAAGTCAGGGACATGCTCCAGAAAGGTCACCAAGTCATGGTCTTTGTCCATTCGCGACGAGATACTCTCCTGACGGCCAAGATGCTGTATGAGAAGGCCATCGAAGATTTCTGCGTGGATCTGTTCGACCCCACGGACCACCCGAACTACGAGAACGCCGTACGAGACATGAAGCAATCCAAGGCGCGAGACTTGCGAGAATTGGTGCCCAAGGGTCTGGGTATCCATCACGCTGGTATGGCACGCTCCGACAGAAATCTTATGGAGAGGCTCTTCGGAGAGGGTGTCCTCAAGGTTCTCTGCTGTACGGCGACTCTCGCCTGGGGTGTCAACTTGCCCGCGGCTGCGGTCGTTATTAAGGGAACCCAAGTGTACAGCGCACAGGAGGGTAAGTTCGTCGATCTTGGCATCCTAGACGTGTTGCAAATCTTTGGTCGTGCCGGTCGTCCCCAATTCGAGGACACTGGTATCGGTATGATTTGTACCACCCAAGACAGGCTCCATCACTACTTGACTACCGTCACGGAGCAACAACCGATCGAGTCCAAATTTTCCACCAAGCTCGTCGACAATCTGAATGCTGAGATTTCTCTCGGTACTGTGACGTCGATTCCCGAAGCTGTCCAGTGGATTGGATACTCATACCTCTTTGTCCGCATGCAACGAAGCCCAATGAGCTACGGCATCGAGTGGGCTGAAATCAGAGATGATCCCACTCTTGTTCAGAGGCGTCGTACACTGGCTATTCAGGCGGCCCGAACTCTTCAACAGAGCCAGATGATCATCTTCAACGAAGTGACCGAGGAGCTCCGCAGCAAGGATATCGGCCGCATTGCCAGTCAGTACTACATCTTGCACACGAGTGTTCAGATCTTCAACACTATGATGCGCCCCATGGCCACTGAGGCGGATATTTTGAAGATGATCGCTATGAGCGGAGAGTTTGACAACATCCAGTCCAGAGATTCTGAAGAAAAGGAACTCACACGTCTGAGGAACGATGTCGTTCCTTGTGACGTTGATGGCGGCATTGACACGCCTCAGGCCAAGACCAACATCCTGTTGCAGGCATACATCTCGAGAGCGCAGCCAGAAGACTTTGCTCTTGGCAATGATCTCAACTATGTTGCTCAACAGGCGGGCCGTATTTGCAGAGCCTTGTTCATGATTGCTTTGAATAGGAGATGGGGACATCAATGCCTGGTTCTCCTCACCCTCGCCAAGTCTATTGAGAAACGTATCTGGCCCTTCCAACACCCTCTCCACCAATTTGATCTACCCAAGTCGGTCTTCAACCAGCTTGATGCCAAGGATAACATGACCGTGGAGGCAATGAGAGACATGGAATCTGCCGAGATTGGTAGCCTGGTTCATAACCAGAATGCGGGCAAGAAGATTGCACACATTTTGAACAACTTCCCGACCATCAGCGTCGAAGCGGAAATTGCGCCTCTCAACCGCGACGTCCTCCGAATCAAGTTGTTCATCGAGCCCGACTTCCGATGGAATGACCACATTCACGGGACTTCCGAGTCGTACTACATCTGGGTCGAAAACTCTGAGACGTCTGAGATCTACCATCATGAGTTCTTCCTTTTGAACAGGAGGAAGCTCCACGATGAGCACGAACTCAACTTCACCATCCCTCTCTCGGATCCCCTGCCTACCCAGATCTATGTACGGGCAGTTTCTGACCGATGGCTTGGCGCCGAGACGGTGACGCCCGTTTCTTTCCAGCACTTGATTCGCCCAGACACTGAGAGCGTGTACACTGATCTCCTCAACTTGCAACCGCTACCCATCAGTGCTCTCAAGAACCCGGCTCTCGAGGAGATTTACGCCCAGCGCTTCCAGTACTTTAATCCCATGCAGACTCAAATTTTCCACACCCTCTATCACACACCCGCCAATGTTCTCCTCGGATCTCCCACTGGCAGTGGAAAGACCGTTGCGGCAGAGCTGGCGATGTGGTGGGCTTTTAGAGAGCGGCCAAAATCCAAAGTCGTGTACATTGCGCCGATGAAGGCTTTGGTTCGCGAGCGTGTCAAGGATTGGGGAGCTAGACTTGCTAAGCCTCTGGGATTGAAGCTCGTCGAACTGACAG GTGACAATACCCCTGATACGCGCACCATTAAGGATGCCGACGTCATCATCACTACGCCCGAGAAATGGGACGGTATCTCTCGTAGTTGGCAGACAAGAGGCTACGTTCGACAGGTCAGTCTCGTCATTATTGACGAGATTCACCTCCTCGCTGGTGATCGTGGTCCGATTCTGGAAATCATCGTCTCTC GCATGAACTACATCGCGGCATCCATCAAGAACTCTGTCCGCCTTCTTGGTATGTCGACAGCATGCGCCAACGCCACTGATCTGGGCAACTGGCTCGGTGTTAAGGAAGGCCTGTTCAATTTCCGCCACTCCGTGCGTCCGGTTCCCCTAGAGCTGTACATCGACGGTTTCCCCGAGGTCAGGGGCTTCTGCCCGTTGATGCAGTCCATGAACCGGCCGACATTCCTCGCTGTCAAGACGCACAGTCCAGACAAGCCTGTCATCGTCTTTGTGCCGTCTCGAAGACAGACGCGCTTGACGGCCAAGGACCTCATCAACTACTGCGGCATGGAGGACAACCCCCGCCGATTCCTCCACATGGACGAGGATGACCTCCAGCTCAATCTCGCCAGGGTCAAGGACGATGCTCTCAAGGAAGCCATCAGCTTTGGCATCGGACTCCACCACGCCGGTCTGGTCGAGTCTGATCGTCAACTGGCTGAGGAACTTTTCCTGAACAACAAGATCCAGATCCTCGTCGCCACCAGTACCCTCGCGTGGGGTGTCAACCTGCCGGCCcatctcgtcgtcgtcaaggGCACGCAGTTCTACGACGCAAAGATTGAAGGTTACAAGGACATGGACCTGACGGACGTCCTCCAGATGCTGGGACGTGCCGGCCGTCCGCAGTTCGACAACTCCGGCGTGGCTCGCATCTTCACAAAGGATGCCAAGAAGGACTTTTACAAGCACTTCCTCCACACCGGCTTCCCCGTCGAGTCGTCCCTCCACACGGTCCTCGACAACCATTTGTGCGCCGAAGTCTCGGCCGAGACCATTGTCACGAAGCAGGACGCTCTCGACTACCTGACCTGGACCTTCTTCTTCCGCCGCCTGCACAAAAACCCGTCCTACTACGGCCTCGAGATCTCGGCCGAAGAGCACAGTAGCATCGCCGCCCAGACCATGGCAAACGACTACATGATTGAAATGATTGACAAGTCCCTCGACGAGCTCGCCCGTTCTAGCTGCGTCGAAGTCTTCCCCAACGGCGACGTCGACCCCACCCCGATGGGCAAGATCATGAGTTACTACTACCTCTCTCACATCACCGTCCGCCACCTCGTCAAATACGTCAAGGCCGCCGCTTCCCTCCTCGACGTCCTCTCCTGGATGTCCCGCGCCACAGAGTACGACGAGCTCCCCGTCCGCCACAACGAGGACCTCATCAACGAGGAGCTCTCCCGCAACCTCCTCTACCCCGGCAGCTCCTTTGGCCTCCCCATGTGGGACCCCCACGTGAAAGCCTTCCTCCTGCTCCAGGCACACATGTCGCGCATCTCCCTCCCCATCACCGACTACGTCGGCGACCAGACCAGTGTCCTCGACCAGGCCATTCGTATCATCCAGGCCTCCATCGACGTCACGACCGAGCTAGGCCACCTCTCCACCTGCCTGCAATTCATCACCCTCCTCCAGTGCATCAAATCCGCCCGCTGGCCCACCGACCCGGCCCCCTCCATCCTCCCCGGCGTCGGCCTCGACACCCTCAAATCGGACAAATCCAACCTCACCCTCGCCAAGATCTCCACCCTTGCCTCCTCCCCCTCCAAAATCACCTCCCTCGCAAAACAGCTCTCCGTCCCGCCTCACCAACAACCCCGCTTCGCCAAAGCCGCCTCCCAACTCCCCAACCTCGCCGTCTCCGTCCCCGCAGCGGAAACCACGGCCCTGGGCATCACAGTCGACCTCCGCCGCCTAAACGCCCTGACCGAGCGCGACGCCCACGTCTACGCGCCCCGCTTCCCGAAACCCCAAAACGAAGGCTGGTTCGTCCTCCTCGCCGAGCCGGCCCGCGACGACGTCCTCGCCGTCAAGCGCGCGGGCTGGTCCGGAGGCGGACCCGGCCGCAGCGTCGCCGTCGGGTCCAAGCCTACCGCGCGCGTGGCTATCAAGGTCCCCGAGGCCGCGCAGGGCAAGAAGCTCGAGGTCATTGTCGTCAGCGACGCGTACGTTGGGCTAGAGTACCGGGTCACCGTCGACGTCCCCGCGGCGCCGGTCGTGGATGACGACGTGGATAAGTCCAAGAAGGCGCAGCTTCAGCAGCATGGTGACGGTGCTTCTCGGGCTTGA
- a CDS encoding synaptobrevin: MKLHYIGILRNDSKPAVELCSEMELSAYSRFTRNSYAEFMSLFSKKVAESTRPGQRQDIEEGDNTFHCVGRSEGICGVIISDHQYPSLVAHQLLSKIVDEFLTKHPRSTWATGEPKLVLPELKEYLTRYQDPQQADSILKIQKELDETKIVLHKTIQSVLERGEKIDDLVAKSDGLSSQSKMFYQQAKKQNSCCIVM; this comes from the exons ATGAAGTTGCACTATATCGGA ATCCTTCGCAATGACAGCAAGCCCGCCGTCGAGCTCTGCAGCGAGATGGAGCTGTCCGCATACTCCCGGTTCACTAGAA ACAGCTACGCCGAGTTCATGAGCCTATTCTCTAAGAAGGTGGCCGAGTCGACGCGCCCTGGCCAGAGGCAAGATATCGAGGAGGGCGACAACACATTCCACTGCGTGGGAAGAAGCGAGGGCATCTGTGGCGT TATCATTTCCGACCACCAATACCCGAGTCTCGTCGCTCACCAGCTTCTCTCCAAGAT CGTCGATGAGTTCCTCACCAAGCACCCGCGCTCCACATGGGCGACGGGCGAACCCAAGCTCGTCCTCCCCGAGCTCAAGGAGTACCTGACGCGGTACCAAGACCCGCAGCAGGCCGACTCGATCCTCAAGATCCAAAAGGAGCTCGACGAGACCAAGATCGTGCTGCACAAGACCATCCAGAGCGTCCTGGAGCGCGGAGAAAAGATCGACGACCTGGTGGCCAAGAGTGACGGCCTGAGCTCCCAGAGTAAGATGTTTTATCAGCAGGCCAAGAAGCAAAACTCGTGCTGCATCGTCATGTAA
- a CDS encoding actin, translating to MAMIKGSRKFGRPESECDSSPFEQNTEGRDAAALRPDLATTAHHNFINRNQTPPAIQLRNPSYTARKSPKHGLSHCDTLDFSQHTNIAMAPSATGELPPLPGPPERTYPPAKIFQVKEAKFEKPIPVQQDGREKASAQSSRGAAIVIDNGSSAVRAGWSFEEKPRLNIPPIMAKYRDRKAGKTYSFAGSDCYADTTARSHTRYAHEQGTGIVSNWDVMEHVLDYIFLKLGLNGDDASIDMPIIMTEAVANLPYSRKSMTEIIFECYGAPSLAYGIDSLFSYTHNKGNTGIVVSSSYTSTHVIPVYNHKALLSQATRLNWGGWHAAEYLLKLIRLKYPAFNGKLNVSQAEHMLRDHAYVSKDYNTELGGYLDWTGLEDRDIVIQYPFTEEVIVQKTEEELARIAERKKESGRRLQEQAAKMRLEKLMRKENELEQYKKLQIKLEQQTNKKEVRRLLDSNDLKDEAALERAIATLEKAVKKARTKDVGGDPAEEQQEPVFDLLDVPDEELDDAGIKAKRQQKLMKSNHDARARAKAEKEAEKARVEEEKRLDVERRENDLEGWLEERRQAREVTLQKMKERERLKQDLGNRKSLASQIRMKSIANLASDNPVKKRRRGGDDDNFGQNDDDWGVYRQITVGDNSDDEQEEENLEANLKTYEEDLLRYDPNFGYEDTHEAKTDWSTSMLHAFARGPRPFDAGSQAELNQIHLNVERIRVPEVVFQPSIAGVDQGGLIEIVGDILNQRLGGVSNREDFLKDVFLTGGNTLFQGFDERLREGLRPLLPAGAPLAIRRAEDALLDAWKGAAGWAGSDAWKAATITREEYQEKGSEYLKEHDLGNTSYGTGRLKGVRARKDGRNSNAGPYMSTYLYILHVLLASMPPVLLTRKSQALLFLHDFFDTLRPMSVFPRLHGNEALSEVMTKGSFLDTKPELASRFLSSSHQALKSPPFDTLHFSCQCYKHEFPTSSLF from the exons ATGGCCATGATTAAAGGCAGTCGCAAGTTTGGCAGACCCGAAAGTGAATGTGATAGTTCCCCTTTTGAACAAAACACCGAGGGGCGAGACGCTG CTGCGCTGCGACCCGA CCTCGCAACAACGGCGCATCACAACTTCATCAACCGTAATCAA ACGCCGCCAGCTATACAGCTTCGAAATCCATCATATACTGCCCGTAAATCCCCGAAGCATGGTCTGTCGCACTGCGACACCCTAGACTTTTCCCAACACACGAACATCGCGATGGCGCCCTCAGCTACGGGCGAGCTCCCTCCTCTGCCAGGACCTCCCGAGAGGACGTACCCTCCAGCCAAGATCTTCCAAGTCAAGGAGGCTAAGTTCGAGAAGCCGATCCCGGTACAGCAGGATGGACGGGAGAAGGCATCGGCGCAGTCCTCCCGAGGCGCGGCCATTGTAATTGACAATG GATCTTCGGCCGTCCGTGCAGGATGGTCATTTGAAGAGAAGCCGAGGCTCAACATCCCACCGATCATGGCCAAATACCGCGACCGAAAAGCCGGAAAGACGTATTCCTTTGCAGGCAGCGACTGCTATGCCGACACGACTGCGAGGAGTCACACACGTTATGCGCACGAGCAAGGGACGGGTATTGTGAGCAATTGGGATGTCATGGAGCATGTTCTCGACTACATCTTTCTCAAACTCGGCTTGAACGGAGATGATGCATCCATCGACATGCCCATTATCATGACGGAGGCGGTAGCCAACTTGCCGTACTCCCGGAAAT CCATGACAGAAATCATCTTCGAATGCTACGGCGCGCCCTCCCTAGCATACGGCATCGACTCCCTCTTCTCGTACACACACAACAAGGGAAACACAGGCATCGTAGTTTCGTCATCCTACACCTCGACACACGTGATACCCGTTTACAATCACAAGGCCCTGCTGAGCCAAGCCACAAGATTGAACTGGGGAGGATGGCATGCGGCAGAGTACCTGCTGAAGCTGATTAGGCTCAAGTACCCTGCTTTCAACGGGAAGCTCAACGTGTCCCAGGCAGAGCACATGCTCCGCGACCATGCCTACGTTTCAAAAGACTACAACACTGAGTTAGGAGGCTACTTGGATTGGACAGGCCTTGAAGACCGGGACATTGTCATCCAGTACCCTTTTACAGAGGAGGTCATTGTGCAAAAGACGGAAGAGGAGTTGGCTCGTATTGCTGAGCGGAAGAAGGAGAGCGGCAGGCGGTTACAGGAACAAGCTGCGAAGATGCGCCTCGAGAAGCTGATGCGCAAGGAGAACGAGCTCGAACAGTACAAGAAGCTCCAGATCAAGCTGGAGCAGCAGACCAACAAGAAGGAGGTCAGGCGGCTGCTCGATAGCAACGACCTCAAGGATGAAGCTGCTCTCGAGAGAGCCATCGCCACCCTTGAGAAGGCGGTCAAGAAGGCGCGCACAAAGGACGTTGGCGGTGACCCTGCAGAGGAGCAGCAAGAGCCAGTATTCGACCTGCTCGACGTACCAGACGAGGAGCTCGACGACGCCGGCATCAAGGCCAAGCGCCAGCAGAAGCTCATGAAGTCCAACCACGACGCGCGCGCCCGCGCCAAGGCCGAAAAGGAGGCCGAGAAGGCCCGcgtcgaggaggagaagcgGCTAGACGTGGAGCGCCGCGAGAACGACCTCGAGGGCTGGCTCGAGGAGAGGCGCCAGGCGCGCGAGGTGACGCTGCAAAAGATGAAGGAGCGCGAGCGCCTCAAGCAGGACCTGGGCAACCGCAAGTCGCTCGCCTCGCAGATCCGCATGAAGAGCATCGCCAACCTCGCGTCCGACAACCCGGTCAAGAAGCGGCGCcgcggcggcgacgacgacaatTTCGGACAAAACGACGACGACTGGGGCGTGTACCGCCAAATCACCGTCGGCGACAACAGCGACGACGAGCAGGAAGAAGAAAACCTCGAGGCGAACCTCAAGACGTACGAGGAGGACCTTCTGCGCTACGATCCGAATTTCGGCTACGAGGACACCCACGAGGCCAAGACGGACTGGTCGACGTCGATGCTTCACGCTTTCGCGCGCGGCCCGCGGCCCTTTGACGCCGGCTCCCAGGCCGAGCTGAACCAGATCCACCTCAACGTCGAGCGCATCCGCGTGCCCGAGGTCGTCTTTCAGCCGTCCATCGCAGGCGTCGACCAGGGCGGCCTCATCGAGATTGTCGGCGATATACTCAACCAGCGCCTGGGCGGCGTGTCGAACCGCGAAGATTTCCTAAAGGATGTCTTCCTCACGGGCGGCAACACGCTCTTCCAGGGCTTCGACGAGCGTCTCCGCGAGGGGCTGAGGCCTCTTCTCCCCGCCGGCGCGCCGCTCGCCATCCGCCGCGCCGAGGACGCCCTCCTCGACGCGTGGAAGGGCGCTGCCGGGTGGGCTGGGTCGGATGCCTGGAAGGCTGCTACCATTACGCGGGAGGAGTATCAGGAGAAGGGCTCTGAGTATCTCAAG GAGCACGACCTGGGCAACACTTCATAT GGAACGGGACGTCTCAAAGGGGTGAGGGCAAGAAAGGATGGGAGAAATTCAAATGCCGGGCCTTACATGTCAACGTATCTTTACATTTTACACGTCCTTCTTGCTAGTATGCCACCAGTCTTATTGACGAGAAAAAGCCAAGCTTTGCTATTTCTTCATGACTTCTTCGACACGCTCAGACCTATGTCT GTCTTTCCTCGGCTTCATGGCAATGAAGCATTGTCCGAGGTTATGACCAAGGGCTCCTTCCTCGAT ACAAAGCCGGAGCTCGCCTCGAGGTTCCTATCAAGTTCCCATCAGGCCCTCAAATCTCCACCCTTTGACACTCTTCACTTCTCGTGTCAATGTTACAAGCACGAATTCCCTACATCATCTCTCTTTTGA
- a CDS encoding Got1-like family protein, whose protein sequence is MASMWMSDSQKIGVIFCSGGGFFLIGGVMLFFDRAMLAMGNILFLIGLTIIIGPQKTLLFFARKQKAKGTAAFFGGLTLILLRWPLIGFCVELYGIMVLFGDFLGTIAAFARNIPVIGPYIGTAVDRSGVGRRNAELPV, encoded by the exons ATGGCGTCAATGTGGATGTCCGACTCTCAAA AAATTGGAGTAATCTTCTGCTCTGGAG GAGGTTTCTTCCTCATCGGTGGAGTGATGCTGTTCTTTGACCGAGCAAT GCTGGCCATGGGAAAC ATTCTCTTCCTCATCGGCCTGACCATCATCATCGGACCCCAAAAGACGCTCCTCTTCTTCGCGCGGAAACAAAAGGCAAAGGGCACGGCCGCCTTCTTTGGCGGTCTTACCCTGATCCTGCTACGGTGGCCCCTAATCGGCTTCTGCGTCGAGCTCTACGGCATCATGGTCCTCTTTGGCGACTTCCTCGGCACGATTGCCGCTTTTGCGCGTAACATCCCCGTCATCGGGCCGTATATCGGCACCGCGGTCGACCGGTCTGGTGTCGGTCGCCGGAACGCTGAGTTGCCTGTGTAA